A stretch of the Halococcus sediminicola genome encodes the following:
- a CDS encoding mechanosensitive ion channel family protein produces the protein MRSPPLQQGIPTSPQGFVSQYGETLISVATTAVLFLVAFVLIYLVGRFVLVRLVKGALDARGYDPKVVNLGGTVARGLALFAAVSLAATIAGFGTVLAAFATLLGALSLAVGFAAQDLLANFAAGVFILKDDPFGIGDWIEWPSGDGTKSGVVQDIGLRVTKLKTFDNELITVPNSELADNAVTNPVADDELRIPFTFGIGYEDDIEQAKEIIVQEAATVDGLKGEPEPDVILTELADSYVGLTARAYIADPDRGKYVHALSAWVQAVKERFDAEGIDMPYPYTELIGGIDVSQPDDAQQARADD, from the coding sequence ATGCGTTCGCCACCGCTACAGCAAGGGATTCCGACGAGTCCACAGGGGTTCGTGAGTCAGTACGGCGAGACACTCATCAGCGTCGCCACCACTGCCGTCCTGTTCCTCGTCGCGTTCGTGCTCATCTATCTGGTCGGACGATTCGTTCTCGTCCGCCTCGTGAAGGGTGCCCTCGACGCGCGCGGCTACGACCCGAAGGTGGTGAATCTCGGGGGCACCGTCGCCCGTGGGCTCGCGCTGTTCGCGGCGGTCTCGCTCGCCGCCACGATCGCGGGCTTCGGCACCGTTCTCGCGGCGTTTGCCACCCTGTTGGGCGCGCTCTCGCTGGCGGTCGGCTTCGCCGCACAGGACTTGCTGGCGAACTTCGCTGCCGGTGTCTTCATCCTCAAGGACGACCCCTTCGGCATCGGTGACTGGATCGAGTGGCCTTCCGGCGACGGGACCAAATCCGGCGTCGTCCAGGACATCGGCCTGCGCGTGACGAAGCTCAAGACCTTCGACAACGAACTCATCACGGTTCCCAATTCAGAACTCGCTGACAACGCCGTCACCAACCCCGTCGCTGACGACGAACTCCGCATCCCGTTCACCTTCGGCATCGGCTACGAGGACGACATCGAGCAGGCAAAGGAGATCATCGTTCAGGAGGCGGCGACCGTCGACGGACTCAAAGGTGAGCCCGAACCCGACGTCATCCTCACCGAACTCGCGGATTCGTACGTGGGGCTAACCGCACGCGCGTACATCGCCGACCCCGACCGCGGCAAGTACGTCCACGCCCTCTCGGCGTGGGTGCAGGCGGTCAAGGAGCGTTTCGACGCCGAGGGTATCGACATGCCGTACCCCTACACGGAACTCATCGGTGGCATCGACGTCTCGCAGCCCGACGACGCCCAGCAGGCTCGCGCCGACGACTGA
- the ilvD gene encoding dihydroxy-acid dehydratase, whose product MSQQRQREDGEAAKRLRSREVTDGPERAPHRAMFRAMGFDDADLDSPMVGVANPAADITPCNVHLDHVAESTIDGIEEAGGMPIEFGTITISDAISMGTEGMKASLISREVIADSVELVSFGERMDALVTLAGCDKNLPGMMMAAIRTDLPTVFCYGGSILPGEHEGRDVTVQDVFEGVGTYAQGEMSRDELDDLERNACPGAGSCGGMFTANTMASISEAIGLAPLGSASPLAESDEREAVAREAGEVVLDAIEADRKPSDILTRASFENAIALQVALGGSTNGVLHLLAMAAEAGIDLDIDTFDEISQRTPKIANLQPGGTRVMEDLHEIGGVPVVIRRLVEGGYMDGDAMTVTGRTIAEELDELDLPADEEIDADFLRPVSDPFDEEGAIRILKGNLAPEGAVLKVTSDDELRQEGTVRVFEGEEDAMEYVQEGHVKSGDVVCIRNEGPRGGPGMREMLGVTSAVAGQGHADDVALLTDGRFSGATRGFSIGHIAPEAAADGPIAALEDGDTVSIDVSERRLDVDLTDEEIESRLAERDRPEPNYTSGVLAKYGESFGSAANGAVTNPGVKRE is encoded by the coding sequence ATGAGCCAGCAGCGCCAGCGCGAGGACGGCGAAGCCGCAAAGCGCCTCCGCAGCCGCGAGGTCACCGACGGCCCGGAGCGCGCCCCACACCGCGCGATGTTCCGCGCGATGGGCTTCGACGACGCGGACCTCGACTCGCCGATGGTCGGCGTGGCGAACCCCGCCGCCGACATCACGCCCTGTAACGTCCATCTGGATCACGTGGCCGAAAGCACCATCGACGGCATCGAGGAGGCCGGGGGGATGCCGATCGAGTTCGGCACCATCACCATCAGCGACGCCATCTCGATGGGTACCGAAGGGATGAAAGCCTCGTTGATTTCCCGCGAAGTCATCGCCGACTCGGTCGAACTCGTCTCCTTCGGCGAGCGCATGGACGCCCTCGTCACTCTCGCGGGCTGTGACAAGAATCTCCCCGGAATGATGATGGCCGCCATCAGGACGGATCTCCCCACCGTATTCTGCTACGGTGGCTCCATCCTGCCTGGCGAGCACGAGGGCCGGGATGTCACGGTCCAGGACGTCTTCGAGGGCGTGGGTACGTACGCACAGGGCGAGATGAGCCGCGACGAACTCGACGACCTCGAACGCAACGCCTGTCCGGGTGCCGGCTCCTGTGGCGGGATGTTCACCGCGAACACGATGGCCTCGATCTCCGAGGCGATCGGTCTCGCGCCGCTCGGCAGCGCCAGCCCGCTCGCCGAGAGCGACGAGCGCGAGGCGGTCGCCCGCGAGGCCGGCGAGGTGGTCCTGGACGCGATAGAAGCCGATCGCAAACCATCCGATATCCTCACGCGCGCGAGTTTCGAGAACGCCATCGCGCTCCAAGTGGCTCTCGGTGGCTCGACGAACGGCGTGCTCCACCTGCTGGCGATGGCCGCCGAAGCCGGCATCGACCTCGACATCGACACCTTCGACGAAATCAGCCAGCGAACGCCGAAGATTGCCAACCTCCAGCCCGGCGGCACGCGCGTCATGGAGGACCTCCACGAGATCGGCGGCGTCCCGGTCGTCATTCGCCGACTCGTCGAGGGTGGCTACATGGACGGCGATGCGATGACCGTCACCGGACGCACGATAGCCGAGGAGTTGGACGAACTCGACCTGCCGGCCGACGAGGAGATCGACGCCGACTTCCTGCGACCCGTTTCGGACCCCTTCGACGAGGAGGGCGCGATTCGGATTCTGAAGGGGAACCTCGCGCCCGAGGGTGCGGTCCTGAAGGTCACCAGCGACGACGAACTCCGACAGGAAGGGACAGTCCGAGTCTTCGAGGGCGAGGAGGATGCAATGGAGTACGTCCAGGAGGGCCACGTCAAATCGGGCGACGTCGTGTGTATCCGCAATGAGGGGCCGCGCGGCGGGCCGGGCATGCGCGAGATGCTCGGGGTGACCTCCGCGGTCGCTGGCCAGGGTCACGCCGACGACGTGGCACTATTAACCGACGGGCGTTTCTCGGGTGCGACGCGCGGATTCTCCATCGGTCACATCGCGCCCGAGGCCGCCGCCGACGGTCCGATCGCCGCTCTCGAAGACGGCGACACCGTCAGCATCGACGTCTCGGAGCGACGCCTCGACGTCGACTTGACCGACGAGGAGATCGAATCGCGGTTGGCCGAGCGCGACCGTCCCGAACCGAACTACACGTCGGGCGTGCTGGCGAAATATGGAGAATCCTTCGGCTCGGCGGCCAACGGTGCGGTGACGAACCCTGGTGTGAAGCGCGAGTGA
- a CDS encoding glycosyltransferase: MSPTVAVAHYPEGAGHATRMLAVARALETRGATVTLAGGGPGARFIEHNGYDQFEPSPVDFIGDYQGGSLLRVLAHSLPNSARRVYDYVRWLRHERPDALVTDDMFAAMAAEFVDVPLFVCTHNAASYYDAVIEQGFTWLLNRHQLYAAEAFLYPSIWPPDRGDPAGVTPIPPIALDVPPERTDTGRARVLADGASVPVGTGVPETDLAADTPPVPDTEVLVVPSAYSTGFDALAERLRAAGHEATLVGDEDWECVPALLPHLRAAERVVCSGYSTIMEAAVAGTPCIVYPFTDEQHGVSRVIERTGLEGFQVEHSVSHVVRAVGQRLEDPTYENGAGRAAATVLAGIE, translated from the coding sequence ATGAGTCCGACTGTGGCCGTCGCCCACTACCCCGAGGGGGCGGGTCACGCGACCCGGATGCTGGCGGTGGCGAGAGCGCTCGAAACCCGCGGGGCCACAGTCACGCTCGCCGGCGGCGGCCCGGGCGCGCGCTTCATCGAGCACAACGGCTACGACCAGTTCGAACCCTCACCGGTGGATTTCATCGGCGATTACCAGGGTGGGTCGCTGTTGCGCGTGCTCGCCCACAGCCTGCCCAACAGCGCGCGCAGAGTGTACGACTACGTGCGCTGGCTGCGCCACGAGCGCCCGGACGCGCTGGTGACCGACGACATGTTCGCCGCGATGGCCGCCGAGTTCGTCGACGTCCCTCTGTTCGTCTGTACGCACAACGCCGCCTCCTACTACGATGCGGTCATCGAGCAGGGGTTCACGTGGCTGCTCAACCGCCATCAGTTGTACGCCGCCGAGGCGTTTCTCTACCCCTCCATCTGGCCGCCCGACCGCGGCGACCCCGCCGGCGTGACGCCGATTCCGCCGATCGCGCTCGACGTGCCGCCGGAACGAACGGACACCGGGCGGGCGCGCGTACTGGCCGACGGTGCGAGCGTGCCCGTCGGCACGGGCGTACCCGAAACGGACCTCGCGGCCGACACACCGCCCGTGCCCGACACCGAGGTGCTGGTGGTGCCGAGCGCGTACTCGACGGGGTTCGACGCACTCGCCGAGCGGTTGCGGGCGGCGGGCCACGAGGCGACGCTCGTCGGCGATGAGGATTGGGAGTGTGTGCCGGCGCTGTTGCCCCATCTCCGTGCCGCCGAGCGCGTGGTCTGTTCGGGCTATTCGACGATCATGGAGGCCGCAGTTGCGGGCACGCCCTGTATCGTCTATCCGTTCACCGACGAACAACACGGCGTCTCGCGGGTCATCGAGCGCACAGGTCTGGAGGGTTTTCAGGTCGAGCACTCTGTCTCACATGTGGTGCGCGCGGTCGGCCAGCGACTCGAAGATCCCACCTACGAGAACGGTGCCGGACGAGCGGCGGCGACCGTGCTCGCGGGCATCGAGTAG
- a CDS encoding beta-ribofuranosylaminobenzene 5'-phosphate synthase family protein — MARVQVTAGARVHFGFGNLSLARERLYGGLGVSLREPWVRVEAAPADELRCEDPQGSEYAARALDLLDLPGISLTIHERLPAHVGLGSGTQLALATLAAVARAHERESRVRERAPQLGRGGRSGIGCATFENGGFVVDAGHPAERFTTQPPAAGEWRVPQPVARHALAESWRFVVAIPDIEPGRSDDHEDRSIERVVERADPAIADDISRIIAQRLLPAVAEDDWHAFGDAIAAVSRLNGAWYADEQGGVYRPPLGELVDVLERSPAVAGAGQSSWGPAVYGLTDSERADTARAAAREALSTIDVDGEVLVCAPDNEGARIETLE; from the coding sequence ATGGCGCGGGTTCAGGTCACGGCCGGCGCGCGCGTCCACTTCGGTTTCGGAAACCTTTCGCTCGCGCGCGAACGGCTCTACGGCGGTCTCGGGGTCTCGCTTCGCGAACCATGGGTCCGCGTCGAGGCAGCCCCCGCGGACGAACTCCGCTGTGAAGACCCGCAGGGGAGCGAGTACGCGGCGCGCGCGCTCGACCTGCTCGACCTTCCTGGAATCTCCCTCACGATTCACGAGCGCCTGCCCGCACACGTGGGACTCGGCAGCGGCACGCAACTCGCGCTCGCCACGCTCGCGGCGGTCGCACGCGCCCACGAGCGCGAGTCACGGGTGCGAGAGCGAGCGCCACAGCTCGGTCGCGGCGGGCGCTCGGGGATCGGCTGTGCGACCTTCGAAAATGGAGGATTCGTCGTCGACGCCGGTCATCCGGCCGAGCGGTTCACGACCCAGCCGCCAGCCGCGGGCGAGTGGCGCGTTCCGCAGCCGGTCGCCCGCCACGCACTCGCCGAGTCGTGGCGGTTCGTCGTCGCTATTCCGGATATCGAACCGGGCCGGAGCGACGACCACGAGGACCGGAGCATCGAGCGGGTGGTCGAGCGTGCCGACCCGGCCATCGCCGACGACATTTCTCGAATCATCGCCCAGCGACTGCTCCCGGCGGTCGCCGAGGACGACTGGCACGCCTTCGGTGACGCCATCGCCGCCGTGAGCCGCCTCAATGGCGCGTGGTACGCCGACGAACAGGGTGGCGTCTATCGCCCGCCGCTCGGCGAACTCGTCGACGTGCTCGAACGCTCGCCAGCGGTCGCGGGTGCGGGTCAGTCCTCGTGGGGACCTGCCGTCTACGGACTCACCGATAGCGAGCGCGCCGACACGGCACGGGCGGCGGCCCGCGAGGCGCTCTCCACTATCGACGTCGATGGCGAAGTCTTGGTCTGTGCGCCGGACAACGAGGGTGCACGTATCGAGACGCTGGAGTAA
- a CDS encoding transcription factor S — protein sequence MQFCDDCGSMMHGDGGEMVCSGCGARVPKDEEAAAAFVSTESQGDSDVIETSEDAADEGKPTAEVECEECGTERAWYTIKQTGSADEPPTRFFKCTECGHRWRGYS from the coding sequence ATGCAGTTCTGCGACGATTGCGGCTCGATGATGCACGGAGACGGCGGCGAGATGGTCTGTTCGGGCTGTGGCGCGCGCGTGCCGAAGGATGAGGAGGCGGCAGCAGCGTTCGTGAGCACCGAATCACAAGGAGATAGTGACGTCATCGAGACCAGCGAGGACGCCGCCGACGAGGGCAAGCCCACCGCCGAAGTCGAATGCGAGGAGTGTGGTACTGAGCGCGCGTGGTACACCATCAAGCAGACGGGATCGGCCGACGAACCGCCGACGCGGTTTTTCAAGTGTACCGAGTGTGGCCATCGCTGGCGCGGCTATAGCTGA
- a CDS encoding helix-turn-helix domain-containing protein, with protein MSVIAEFTLDPSRLSFAAALATVSTVELDIEREYETHAMPVVFCWARGEDLDAFERALADDETVTDVRRVSGEGDRRLYRLRLTGTAPIVTYDTWIDLGAARLEMRYVDGRWRARMRFPDREALATFRGFCLDHDLDFRLHRLYDNDRERGPSRERLTSHQREALRLAHERGYFGIPRETTLGDIAAELDISDQAASERVRRGCRRLVGDCFG; from the coding sequence ATGAGCGTCATCGCCGAGTTCACCCTCGACCCGAGCCGGCTCTCGTTCGCGGCGGCGCTCGCGACCGTGTCGACCGTCGAACTCGACATCGAACGGGAGTACGAAACGCATGCGATGCCGGTCGTGTTCTGCTGGGCGCGCGGCGAGGACCTCGATGCGTTCGAGCGAGCGCTCGCCGACGACGAAACCGTGACCGACGTTCGTCGAGTGAGCGGCGAGGGCGACCGGCGGCTCTATCGCCTGCGACTGACCGGCACGGCCCCGATCGTGACCTACGATACGTGGATAGACCTCGGTGCCGCGCGGCTCGAAATGCGCTACGTCGACGGACGCTGGCGCGCCCGGATGCGCTTTCCCGACCGCGAGGCGCTGGCGACCTTCCGAGGGTTCTGCCTCGACCACGACCTCGATTTCCGGCTGCATCGACTCTACGACAACGACCGCGAGCGCGGACCGTCGCGCGAGCGCCTCACGAGCCACCAGCGTGAGGCGCTCCGACTAGCCCACGAGCGCGGCTATTTCGGGATTCCCCGCGAGACGACGCTGGGCGACATCGCCGCGGAACTCGATATCTCGGACCAGGCCGCCTCGGAACGGGTGCGCCGCGGCTGTAGGCGACTCGTCGGTGACTGCTTCGGATGA
- a CDS encoding ZIP family metal transporter, which yields MENAGAVNIGQHERVPWLGVAGVVVFVALTGIGVLAGLWKVLVVGWVAFAAMVGGAAIGLRSHERDRRSVRADGLASGAMVTSAAVFLVPQAIGYQPQLGGFGIAAGILAGYAGHTIGHRLTHLDLPLETTTAQLTAHALTAGVVIGTVYTLLPDLGLLLGLGIVSHKAPAGYAAAGRLRGAGLSVGVLALPAAGVGITALLVGLVAPSSTMAVNALVFGFAAGIFLHIAMDFLPECETGGEHASGVAHARLDRLRVHAVASTVVGAGTVALAWLLVA from the coding sequence ATGGAGAACGCTGGAGCAGTCAACATCGGGCAACACGAGCGGGTCCCGTGGCTGGGCGTCGCCGGGGTGGTCGTGTTCGTCGCGCTCACGGGAATCGGCGTGCTCGCGGGTCTCTGGAAGGTCCTCGTCGTCGGCTGGGTCGCCTTCGCCGCGATGGTCGGCGGAGCAGCCATCGGACTGCGCTCGCACGAGCGGGACCGACGGTCGGTCCGGGCCGACGGTCTCGCGAGCGGCGCGATGGTCACGAGCGCCGCCGTCTTCCTGGTTCCGCAAGCCATCGGCTACCAGCCCCAGTTGGGCGGGTTCGGCATTGCGGCCGGCATCCTCGCGGGGTATGCGGGCCACACAATCGGCCATCGACTCACACATCTCGATCTGCCGCTCGAAACGACGACCGCACAGCTCACCGCTCACGCGCTGACTGCCGGGGTCGTCATCGGCACGGTGTACACGCTCTTGCCGGACCTCGGGCTGTTGCTCGGGTTGGGCATCGTCTCGCACAAGGCCCCCGCGGGCTACGCCGCCGCCGGTCGGCTCCGCGGTGCGGGGCTGTCGGTCGGCGTGCTCGCGCTGCCGGCTGCGGGCGTCGGTATCACGGCGCTGCTCGTGGGACTGGTCGCGCCGTCAAGCACGATGGCCGTCAACGCCCTCGTGTTCGGCTTCGCCGCCGGCATCTTCCTGCACATCGCCATGGACTTCCTGCCGGAGTGCGAGACTGGCGGCGAGCACGCTTCGGGCGTGGCCCACGCGCGGCTCGACCGCCTGCGCGTCCACGCGGTGGCGAGCACGGTCGTCGGCGCAGGCACGGTGGCGCTGGCGTGGCTACTGGTCGCCTGA
- a CDS encoding SDR family NAD(P)-dependent oxidoreductase codes for MDDTTALVTGVSRGVGRAVARRFAEEGAHVVGCARSADALDDLAATADELDGEITTQRADVRDEYDVERLCEAAARVGEIDCVVANAGVYHGPAGETPLAEESYAAFDDHLRTNARGVFATVREAVPHLAADARVLVPTGQVAREAQAGFGSYAVSKATAEALVRGFAAELDRPVGALDLGQVATDLAGGAGRDPDDVAGMFVWAATDLDGGDLDGEVLDLRAWRQATR; via the coding sequence ATGGACGATACCACCGCGCTCGTCACGGGTGTGAGCCGAGGCGTCGGCCGGGCGGTCGCGCGCCGCTTCGCCGAGGAAGGCGCACACGTCGTCGGCTGTGCGCGCAGCGCGGACGCACTCGACGATCTCGCCGCGACGGCGGACGAACTGGACGGGGAGATCACCACCCAGCGCGCGGACGTACGCGACGAGTACGACGTCGAGCGGCTGTGTGAGGCCGCGGCGAGAGTGGGAGAAATCGACTGCGTGGTGGCGAACGCGGGCGTCTATCACGGACCGGCGGGCGAGACGCCGTTGGCCGAGGAGAGCTACGCGGCCTTCGACGACCACCTCCGGACGAACGCCCGCGGCGTCTTCGCGACGGTGCGCGAAGCGGTTCCCCATCTCGCCGCCGACGCCCGCGTGCTCGTCCCCACGGGACAGGTCGCACGCGAAGCGCAGGCCGGTTTCGGCTCGTACGCCGTCTCGAAGGCGACCGCCGAGGCGCTCGTCCGCGGGTTCGCCGCCGAACTCGACCGTCCAGTGGGGGCGCTCGATCTCGGACAGGTGGCGACCGATCTCGCGGGCGGTGCGGGCCGCGACCCCGACGACGTCGCCGGCATGTTCGTCTGGGCGGCGACCGACCTCGACGGCGGGGATCTCGATGGGGAAGTCCTCGACCTGCGTGCGTGGCGGCAGGCGACGCGCTGA